The Vigna unguiculata cultivar IT97K-499-35 chromosome 6, ASM411807v1, whole genome shotgun sequence genome contains a region encoding:
- the LOC114188104 gene encoding endoribonuclease Dicer homolog 2-like isoform X1 codes for MKEVISMGTNTHSQQGQITGDVLPFARSYQLEALDKAIRENTIVYMETGSGKTLIAIMLLRSYAHHLRKPSPFIAVFLVPQVVLVSQQAEAVKMHTDLKVGMYWGDMGVDYWDGATWKQETEKHEVLVMTPVILLNCLRHSFFKLNMIKVLIMDECHHARGKHPYACIMTEFYHRRLKSGIFDLPRIFGMTASPIKSKVGNSDSSWSENVRKLMTLMHSKVYTCSEAVITEFIPTSTPIFKFYRDSGIQFVLFEDLEIKLKMLKEQHELTLQSSDFTKSVAESAQKRITKIFCALMFCLDELGVWLALKAAEFLSSNEFDSFSWGHSGDKVVKNFILAVVHTLKSYLQCGNDSKIMETNDPQWSIGDNVDSDVEMGLLTSKVCCLIDSLLEYRALTDMRCIIFVERIITAVVLQDLLNTLLPKYSSWKIKFIAGHNFGLQNQSRRKQNEIVEEFRMGLVNIIVATSILEEGLDVQSCNLVIRFDPSPTVCSFIQSRGRARMRNSDYILIVKSGDSVTRSRLEKYLASADIMRKESLRHSSLPCDPFEGEEYDKEYYRVASTGAIANLSSSISLIYLYCSRLPADGYFKPTPRWDRETNTLYLPKSCPLQPIRVEGNKKLLKNIACLEACKQLHKIGALTDYLVPDIFIEEAEMEEFGNEPYDDNQPAYVPFGLVNSVSNNSQTTYHCYLMEFSQNFSYDISVQDIFLATRIELDPEIGCTQFDMGFDRGSLSVKLIYKGTIDLSPDLVLLCKKFQVTLLRILIDNSMNNFAMGLDKCCLEGAVEIDYLLLPAIGKGEKSIVNWLAISAVNPSSIMCEYHPLRIRTKSGIVCPCRLQDALVFTSHAGDKIHFYITTGTTELNGNSPMKLRDGGVTTYKKYYKQKHHVQLQFEDQKLIKARHKFPVKNYIHGYKQGKEGEASKASVELPPELCSIVMSPIKDSIIYTFSFIPSIMHRLESLLGAFNLKKMHLDHCAQNEIPTIKVLEAITATSCKEAFHYESLETLGDSFLKYAASQHLFNTYQNHHEGLLSVKRKKIISNAALCKLGCRSGLPGFIQNEPFDPHTWTIPGDKSEDFKLKELVSGGKKVYVMGERKLNRKIIADVVEALIGAFLSSGGEKAALLFMDWVGIKVSFNKMPYERHFDIQPEKLVHVSHLESQLKYSFHDRTLLVEALTHGSYMLPEIPRCYQRLEFLGDSVLDYLITWHLYNKYPGMSPGQLTDMRSASVNNDCYAWSAINHGLHKHVLHASQELHKHIAVTLVNFDKLSSSSTFGYGSETSLPKVLGDIIESLAGAILVDSGYNMEVVWQSIRPLLEPLVTPETLKLHPVRELNELCQKRSYNIIQEVVSRKDGVTRFKMEVEADGVIHQHEYTGSALQGTAKKIVCKEILNSLKEVRGAL; via the exons ATGAAAGAGGTTATCTCAATGGGAACAAATACCCATTCTCAGCAGGGACAGATTACTGGTGATGTTCTTCCGTTTGCTAGAAG CTATCAACTTGAAGCATTGGACAAAGCTATTCGTGAGAATACTATAGTGTACATGGAGACTGGTTCAGGCAAGACTTTGATAGCCATCATGCTTCTTCGTAGCTATGCTCATCATCTACGAAAGCCTTCTCCTTTCATCGCAGTGTTCTTGGTTCCCCAAGTTGTGTTGGTCTCTCAA CAAGCTGAAGCTGTGAAAATGCATACTGACTTGAAAGTGGGAATGTATTGGGGTGATATGGGAGTTGACTATTGGGATGGTGCTACCTGGAAACAAGAAACGGAGAAACATGAG GTGCTTGTCATGACTCCTGTGATATTGTTGAATTGCTTGAGGCATAGCTTCTTCAAACTGAACATGATTAAGGTTTTAATAATGGATGAATGCCATCATGCTAGGGGTAAACACCCTTATGCGTGCATCATGACT GAATTTTATCATCGTCGATTAAAGTCTGGTATCTTTGACCTTCCTCGAATTTTTGGGATGACTGCTTCTCCAATTAAGTCAAAAG TTGGCAATTCTGATTCATCCTGGTCAGAGAATGTACGGAAACTAATGACTCTAATGCATTCaaag gTATATACATGTAGTGAAGCTGTCATCACAGAGTTCATACCAACATCAACGCCAATATTCAAGTTTTACAGGGACAGTGGAATTCAATTTGTATTATTTGAAGATTTGGAAATTAAACTCAAGATGTTAAAAGAACAG CATGAACTCACTCTACAAAGTTCAGATTTCACTAAATCAGTTGCTGAGTCTGCacaaaaaagaataacaaaGATTTTTTGTGCTTTAATGTTTTGCCTGGATGAGCTTGGTGTTTGGCTGGCTTTGAAG GCAGCAGAATTTTTATCTTCCAATGAATTTGATTCATTTTCATGGGGACACTCTGGGGataaagttgttaaaaactttattttggCTGTTGTACATACACTGAAAAGTTACTTGCAATGTGGTAATGATTCAAAAATCATGGAGACTAATG ATCCTCAGTGGTCCATTGGTGACAATGTTGATTCCGATGTGGAGATGGGGCTGTTGACCTCCAAAGTTTGTTGCCTTATTGACTCTCTACTTGAGTACAG GGCTTTGACTGACATGAGATGCATAATTTTTGTGGAAAGGATCATTACAGCTGTTGTCCTTCAGGATCTATTGAATACCCTTCTTCCAAAATACAGTAGCtggaaaattaaattcattgcAGGACATAATTTTGGATTGCAAAATCAGTCGAGgagaaaacaaaatgaaattgtGGAAGAATTTCGAATGGGATTG GTCAACATCATTGTTGCAACATCAATTCTTGAAGAGGGTTTAGACGTACAAAGTTGTAATTTAGTCATTAGATTTGATCCATCTCCCACAGTGTGCAGTTTCATACAGTCCAGAGGCCGTGCCAGGATGAGAAATTCAGATTACATATTAATTGTTAAGAG TGGAGATTCAGTTACTCGTTCTCGGCTAGAGAAATATCTTGCTAGTGCAGATATTATGAGGAAGGAGTCTTTGCGCCATTCTTCCCTTCCTTGTGATCCTTTTGAAGGTGAAGAATATGATAAAGAGTATTATCGTGTTGCAAGCACCGGAGCAATTGCAAATCTTAGTTCTAGCATAAGTTTAATATACTTGTATTGCTCACGACTCCCTGCAGATGG GTACTTCAAACCAACTCCAAGGTGGGACAGAGAGACTAACACATTGTATCTTCCCAAGAGCTGCCCTCTGCAGCCTATTCGAGTTGAAGGCAACAAAAAACTCTTAAAGAATATTGCATGCCTTGAAGCATGCAAACAACTGCATAAGATTGGAGCTCTAACAGATTATCTTGTTCCTGATATCTTCATTGAAGAAGCAGAGATGGAGGAATTTG GGAATGAACCTTATGATGATAACCAACCAGCTTATGTGCCATTTGGATTGGTAAATTCCGTGTCAAATAATAGTCAGACAACATACCATTGTTATTTGATGGAGTTCAGTCAAAATTTTAGCTATGATATCTctgttcaagatatttttcttgCCACAAGAATTGAGCTTGATCCAGAAATTGGATGCACACAATTCGATATGGGTTTTGACAGAGGTAGCTTGTCGGTGAAGTTGATATACAAAGGAACCATTGATCTTTCGCCAGATCTG GTTCTTTTATGTAAGAAATTTCAGGTCACTTTGCTTAGAATTTTGATAGATAATAGTATGAATAATTTTGCAATGGGTTTAGACAAATGCTGTTTGGAAGGTGCTGTTGAGATTGATTATCTCTTGCTTCCGGCTATTGGCAAAGGGGAAAAATCAATTGTTAATTGGTTGGCTATCAGTGCGGTAAATCCATCTAGTATTATGTGTGAGTATCATCCACTCCGCATAAGGACAAAAAGTGGTATAGTTTGCCCTTGTAGACtacaagatgctttggtgttTACTTCACATGCTGGTGATAAGATTCATTTTTATATCACAACTGGTACGACAGAATTGAATGGAAACTCGCCTATGAAGCTAAGGGATGGTGGAGTTACTACATACAAGAAGTACTACAAACAAAA ACATCACGTTCAATTGCAATTTGAAGATCAAAAACTCATTAAAGCAAGACACAAATTTCCAGTTAAAAACTATATTCATGGATACAAACAAGGGAAGGAAGGAG AAGCAAGCAAAGCCTCTGTTGAATTACCCCCTGAACTGTGCTCTATAGTCATGTCACCAATAAAAGATAGTATCATTTATACCTTCTCGTTTATTCCTTCAATCATGCATCGGCTTGAATCATTGCTTGGAGCCTTCAATTTGAAAAAGATGCATTTGGATCATTGCGCACAAAATGAAATTCCTACAATCAAG GTCTTAGAAGCAATAACTGCTACAAGCTGCAAGGAGGCCTTTCATTATGAGTCTCTTGAGACTCTTGGagattcttttttaaaatatgctGCCAGCCAACATCTTTTTAACACTTATCAAAATCACCACGAAGGTCTCCTTAgtgtaaaaaggaaaaaaataatttctaacgCTGCCCTATGTAAGTTAGGGTGTAGGTCTGGACTTCCG GGCTTCATACAAAATGAACCTTTTGATCCTCATACCTGGACCATTCCAGGTGATAAATCTgaagattttaaattgaaagaGTTGGTTAGTGGGGGGAAAAAGGTTTATGTTATGGGAGAAAGGAAATTAAATCGAAAGATCATTGCTGATGTTGTTGAGGCACTAATTGGTGCCTTCCTCAGCAGTGGTGGTGAAAAGGCTGCTCTGTTGTTTATGGACTGGGTTGGTATTAAAGTTAGCTTTAATAAAATGCCCTATGAGAGACACTTTGACATTCAACCAGAGAAACTGGTGCATGTCAGTCATTTAGAATCACAATTGAAGTACTCATTCCATGACCGTACTCTTTTAGTGGAAGCTTTGACCCATGGTTCCTACATGCTTCCTGAAATTCCTAGATGTTATCAG CGACTAGAATTTCTCGGAGATTCAGTGTTGGATTATCTCATTACTTGGCATTTGTACAATAAATATCCTGGCATGTCACCTGGGCAGTTAACTGACATGAGGTCAGCTTCTGTGAATAATGATTGTTATGCGTGGTCCGCTATTAACCATGGGTTACACAAGCATGTACTTCATGCCTCACAAGAACTGCATAAGCATATTGCTGTTACACTTGTCAATTTTGATAAGTTGTCTTCGTCATCAACTTTTGGATACGGGTCAGAGACATCACTCCCTAAG
- the LOC114188104 gene encoding endoribonuclease Dicer homolog 2-like isoform X2 — protein sequence MKEVISMGTNTHSQQGQITGDVLPFARSYQLEALDKAIRENTIVYMETGSGKTLIAIMLLRSYAHHLRKPSPFIAVFLVPQVVLVSQQAEAVKMHTDLKVGMYWGDMGVDYWDGATWKQETEKHEVLVMTPVILLNCLRHSFFKLNMIKVLIMDECHHARGKHPYACIMTEFYHRRLKSGIFDLPRIFGMTASPIKSKVGNSDSSWSENVRKLMTLMHSKVYTCSEAVITEFIPTSTPIFKFYRDSGIQFVLFEDLEIKLKMLKEQHELTLQSSDFTKSVAESAQKRITKIFCALMFCLDELGVWLALKAAEFLSSNEFDSFSWGHSGDKVVKNFILAVVHTLKSYLQCDPQWSIGDNVDSDVEMGLLTSKVCCLIDSLLEYRALTDMRCIIFVERIITAVVLQDLLNTLLPKYSSWKIKFIAGHNFGLQNQSRRKQNEIVEEFRMGLVNIIVATSILEEGLDVQSCNLVIRFDPSPTVCSFIQSRGRARMRNSDYILIVKSGDSVTRSRLEKYLASADIMRKESLRHSSLPCDPFEGEEYDKEYYRVASTGAIANLSSSISLIYLYCSRLPADGYFKPTPRWDRETNTLYLPKSCPLQPIRVEGNKKLLKNIACLEACKQLHKIGALTDYLVPDIFIEEAEMEEFGNEPYDDNQPAYVPFGLVNSVSNNSQTTYHCYLMEFSQNFSYDISVQDIFLATRIELDPEIGCTQFDMGFDRGSLSVKLIYKGTIDLSPDLVLLCKKFQVTLLRILIDNSMNNFAMGLDKCCLEGAVEIDYLLLPAIGKGEKSIVNWLAISAVNPSSIMCEYHPLRIRTKSGIVCPCRLQDALVFTSHAGDKIHFYITTGTTELNGNSPMKLRDGGVTTYKKYYKQKHHVQLQFEDQKLIKARHKFPVKNYIHGYKQGKEGEASKASVELPPELCSIVMSPIKDSIIYTFSFIPSIMHRLESLLGAFNLKKMHLDHCAQNEIPTIKVLEAITATSCKEAFHYESLETLGDSFLKYAASQHLFNTYQNHHEGLLSVKRKKIISNAALCKLGCRSGLPGFIQNEPFDPHTWTIPGDKSEDFKLKELVSGGKKVYVMGERKLNRKIIADVVEALIGAFLSSGGEKAALLFMDWVGIKVSFNKMPYERHFDIQPEKLVHVSHLESQLKYSFHDRTLLVEALTHGSYMLPEIPRCYQRLEFLGDSVLDYLITWHLYNKYPGMSPGQLTDMRSASVNNDCYAWSAINHGLHKHVLHASQELHKHIAVTLVNFDKLSSSSTFGYGSETSLPKVLGDIIESLAGAILVDSGYNMEVVWQSIRPLLEPLVTPETLKLHPVRELNELCQKRSYNIIQEVVSRKDGVTRFKMEVEADGVIHQHEYTGSALQGTAKKIVCKEILNSLKEVRGAL from the exons ATGAAAGAGGTTATCTCAATGGGAACAAATACCCATTCTCAGCAGGGACAGATTACTGGTGATGTTCTTCCGTTTGCTAGAAG CTATCAACTTGAAGCATTGGACAAAGCTATTCGTGAGAATACTATAGTGTACATGGAGACTGGTTCAGGCAAGACTTTGATAGCCATCATGCTTCTTCGTAGCTATGCTCATCATCTACGAAAGCCTTCTCCTTTCATCGCAGTGTTCTTGGTTCCCCAAGTTGTGTTGGTCTCTCAA CAAGCTGAAGCTGTGAAAATGCATACTGACTTGAAAGTGGGAATGTATTGGGGTGATATGGGAGTTGACTATTGGGATGGTGCTACCTGGAAACAAGAAACGGAGAAACATGAG GTGCTTGTCATGACTCCTGTGATATTGTTGAATTGCTTGAGGCATAGCTTCTTCAAACTGAACATGATTAAGGTTTTAATAATGGATGAATGCCATCATGCTAGGGGTAAACACCCTTATGCGTGCATCATGACT GAATTTTATCATCGTCGATTAAAGTCTGGTATCTTTGACCTTCCTCGAATTTTTGGGATGACTGCTTCTCCAATTAAGTCAAAAG TTGGCAATTCTGATTCATCCTGGTCAGAGAATGTACGGAAACTAATGACTCTAATGCATTCaaag gTATATACATGTAGTGAAGCTGTCATCACAGAGTTCATACCAACATCAACGCCAATATTCAAGTTTTACAGGGACAGTGGAATTCAATTTGTATTATTTGAAGATTTGGAAATTAAACTCAAGATGTTAAAAGAACAG CATGAACTCACTCTACAAAGTTCAGATTTCACTAAATCAGTTGCTGAGTCTGCacaaaaaagaataacaaaGATTTTTTGTGCTTTAATGTTTTGCCTGGATGAGCTTGGTGTTTGGCTGGCTTTGAAG GCAGCAGAATTTTTATCTTCCAATGAATTTGATTCATTTTCATGGGGACACTCTGGGGataaagttgttaaaaactttattttggCTGTTGTACATACACTGAAAAGTTACTTGCAATGTG ATCCTCAGTGGTCCATTGGTGACAATGTTGATTCCGATGTGGAGATGGGGCTGTTGACCTCCAAAGTTTGTTGCCTTATTGACTCTCTACTTGAGTACAG GGCTTTGACTGACATGAGATGCATAATTTTTGTGGAAAGGATCATTACAGCTGTTGTCCTTCAGGATCTATTGAATACCCTTCTTCCAAAATACAGTAGCtggaaaattaaattcattgcAGGACATAATTTTGGATTGCAAAATCAGTCGAGgagaaaacaaaatgaaattgtGGAAGAATTTCGAATGGGATTG GTCAACATCATTGTTGCAACATCAATTCTTGAAGAGGGTTTAGACGTACAAAGTTGTAATTTAGTCATTAGATTTGATCCATCTCCCACAGTGTGCAGTTTCATACAGTCCAGAGGCCGTGCCAGGATGAGAAATTCAGATTACATATTAATTGTTAAGAG TGGAGATTCAGTTACTCGTTCTCGGCTAGAGAAATATCTTGCTAGTGCAGATATTATGAGGAAGGAGTCTTTGCGCCATTCTTCCCTTCCTTGTGATCCTTTTGAAGGTGAAGAATATGATAAAGAGTATTATCGTGTTGCAAGCACCGGAGCAATTGCAAATCTTAGTTCTAGCATAAGTTTAATATACTTGTATTGCTCACGACTCCCTGCAGATGG GTACTTCAAACCAACTCCAAGGTGGGACAGAGAGACTAACACATTGTATCTTCCCAAGAGCTGCCCTCTGCAGCCTATTCGAGTTGAAGGCAACAAAAAACTCTTAAAGAATATTGCATGCCTTGAAGCATGCAAACAACTGCATAAGATTGGAGCTCTAACAGATTATCTTGTTCCTGATATCTTCATTGAAGAAGCAGAGATGGAGGAATTTG GGAATGAACCTTATGATGATAACCAACCAGCTTATGTGCCATTTGGATTGGTAAATTCCGTGTCAAATAATAGTCAGACAACATACCATTGTTATTTGATGGAGTTCAGTCAAAATTTTAGCTATGATATCTctgttcaagatatttttcttgCCACAAGAATTGAGCTTGATCCAGAAATTGGATGCACACAATTCGATATGGGTTTTGACAGAGGTAGCTTGTCGGTGAAGTTGATATACAAAGGAACCATTGATCTTTCGCCAGATCTG GTTCTTTTATGTAAGAAATTTCAGGTCACTTTGCTTAGAATTTTGATAGATAATAGTATGAATAATTTTGCAATGGGTTTAGACAAATGCTGTTTGGAAGGTGCTGTTGAGATTGATTATCTCTTGCTTCCGGCTATTGGCAAAGGGGAAAAATCAATTGTTAATTGGTTGGCTATCAGTGCGGTAAATCCATCTAGTATTATGTGTGAGTATCATCCACTCCGCATAAGGACAAAAAGTGGTATAGTTTGCCCTTGTAGACtacaagatgctttggtgttTACTTCACATGCTGGTGATAAGATTCATTTTTATATCACAACTGGTACGACAGAATTGAATGGAAACTCGCCTATGAAGCTAAGGGATGGTGGAGTTACTACATACAAGAAGTACTACAAACAAAA ACATCACGTTCAATTGCAATTTGAAGATCAAAAACTCATTAAAGCAAGACACAAATTTCCAGTTAAAAACTATATTCATGGATACAAACAAGGGAAGGAAGGAG AAGCAAGCAAAGCCTCTGTTGAATTACCCCCTGAACTGTGCTCTATAGTCATGTCACCAATAAAAGATAGTATCATTTATACCTTCTCGTTTATTCCTTCAATCATGCATCGGCTTGAATCATTGCTTGGAGCCTTCAATTTGAAAAAGATGCATTTGGATCATTGCGCACAAAATGAAATTCCTACAATCAAG GTCTTAGAAGCAATAACTGCTACAAGCTGCAAGGAGGCCTTTCATTATGAGTCTCTTGAGACTCTTGGagattcttttttaaaatatgctGCCAGCCAACATCTTTTTAACACTTATCAAAATCACCACGAAGGTCTCCTTAgtgtaaaaaggaaaaaaataatttctaacgCTGCCCTATGTAAGTTAGGGTGTAGGTCTGGACTTCCG GGCTTCATACAAAATGAACCTTTTGATCCTCATACCTGGACCATTCCAGGTGATAAATCTgaagattttaaattgaaagaGTTGGTTAGTGGGGGGAAAAAGGTTTATGTTATGGGAGAAAGGAAATTAAATCGAAAGATCATTGCTGATGTTGTTGAGGCACTAATTGGTGCCTTCCTCAGCAGTGGTGGTGAAAAGGCTGCTCTGTTGTTTATGGACTGGGTTGGTATTAAAGTTAGCTTTAATAAAATGCCCTATGAGAGACACTTTGACATTCAACCAGAGAAACTGGTGCATGTCAGTCATTTAGAATCACAATTGAAGTACTCATTCCATGACCGTACTCTTTTAGTGGAAGCTTTGACCCATGGTTCCTACATGCTTCCTGAAATTCCTAGATGTTATCAG CGACTAGAATTTCTCGGAGATTCAGTGTTGGATTATCTCATTACTTGGCATTTGTACAATAAATATCCTGGCATGTCACCTGGGCAGTTAACTGACATGAGGTCAGCTTCTGTGAATAATGATTGTTATGCGTGGTCCGCTATTAACCATGGGTTACACAAGCATGTACTTCATGCCTCACAAGAACTGCATAAGCATATTGCTGTTACACTTGTCAATTTTGATAAGTTGTCTTCGTCATCAACTTTTGGATACGGGTCAGAGACATCACTCCCTAAG